The following coding sequences are from one Poecilia reticulata strain Guanapo linkage group LG18, Guppy_female_1.0+MT, whole genome shotgun sequence window:
- the LOC103480639 gene encoding uncharacterized protein LOC103480639, whose product MGPPPVSQDHLLPPGFTSSQGTPLFSSQQRGGPPLLGSTLLGTPPLSWDHSLPPGSNCSQVPLLMGPPPVSQDHLLPPGSNCSQGPPPSWNHSLPPGTTSSQGPPLMGPPPVSRDHLLSPGSNCSQGPPPSWDHSLPPGSTSSHGPPLMGPPPVSQDHLLPPGSTSSQGPPLSSFQQRGGPPLMGPPFLGPPPLSWDHLLPPGSTSSQGQPLCSSQERCRPPLLGPPPLLSPVTTSSLPCPPPLPLGISRHSILSVKEAQLYSLGMPSERQLSPKSSSKNPLSPSGSGEKQMSGETSVPQDESRVETLVKKLLQSSAVQSLSKQIDVESVVKTLTPVFLDEFNKLTSTPGSSEAPQTKSTASFPPNHKSSGPQKPPVTSTEQKTATEMKSQPSNKIEALKVKEKPKNETELKCLAITPGESKPASNKKPAPVICSDDLTIGERIEKCFDPKLLWPVESKDSILEPELLITNLPKYYDGCYTEDDVVALLQPFGFRNSSDIYVIPQKQLAVAFMPQVKGLRKALAHFSRGLFFKGSKLSLQACRAVTGWKPGKPTSLSLYKALMRCLKHNMTDNGERVICIHHISPSEARDLRTTLRKIGSVRNFLPLLNKVFVEFESKQDADRLGVWHSFLKRGRKHTVERLKMVLASNVALPPKLPAQALPDTGDAVASARIPIANGVIKDCSNPPFWVTMSTPPYMFPTMSPWFDIPAFQTVKEVNDIKKALPQASQFSTVMLTGFPQSIRSQNVDAQLVLSYFTKGHSQSVNVLPLQRRAFVFFPCWDSCRSFLEGYLTHKPSPGKDFVLKVHLVLEDMQPGDTEETMYKNLMRWSNAHVSEPESLSQRLICVTFSDATLSIIQSVLMAVASLAPFVNYLVLAERVYIEMCDSSSVALVLDLLLFNRLSEEEKKKINDYDEKKKKDVWRKLGNAHLFKVKNVRLVQRQPPAGGAVPGLAEGAPDKTQPAGVEAAACEQQQAEAAEEEDVGTDSAEDQTENKSCTQQTQTPTDKLSKEEGELIDCVMDQKDELNEEEEKLADKPKTAGKESETRGGSAAKDDETTSSDDVLATSVSENTAAGNSGGDDKQEEEPTTRRDNVLTSEITESKTNGEETPAEKQKTADKESEMRGGSAAKEDETSSSEDVTAGGQNEEEEEEKEASTKPEQEVGAETLRPADGSDRSSPVLDQSVNAAASCELEETEETKQEVTSTRKRGRPRKKPRKAPVRKSVGGKPESSEENGEEETKSLPGASLDSSSAVLGDVKTETDAEAAEGPDKQNLDGRLQEEEEEEEEAACKKRRQSPCTVADFILPPFNPDVSFGEEFTARKLGYFCSLCSVFYVLKSNEEDTHCCSRNHYDNLLKHSQMKEEQPSHPPKRKTRNSR is encoded by the exons ATGGGACCACCTCCTGTCTCCCAGGACCACCTTCTGCCTCCTGGGTTCACCTCCTCCCAGGGGACTCCTCTCTTCTCCtcacagcagagaggaggaccACCTCTCCTAGGATCAACACTCCTGGGAACACCTCCTCTGTCCTGGGACCACTCCCTCCCTCCTGGGTCCAACTGCTCCCAGGTACCACTTCTCATGGGACCACCTCCTGTCTCCCAAGACCACCTTCTGCCTCCTGGATCCAACTGCTCCCAGGGTCCACCCCCCTCCTGGAACCACTCCCTCCCTCCTGGGACCACCTCCTCCCAGGGACCACCTCTCATGGGACCACCTCCTGTCTCCCGGGACCACCTCCTGTCTCCTGGATCCAACTGCTCCCAGGGTCCACCTCCCTCCTGGGACCACTCCCTCCCTCCTGGGTCCACCTCCTCCCACGGACCACCTCTCATGGGACCACCTCCTGTCTCCCAGGACCACCTTCTCCCTCCTGGGTCCACCTCCTCCCAGGGACCACCTCTCTCCTCCTTCCAGCAGAGAGGTGGACCACCTCTCATGGGACCACCTTTCCTGGGGCCACCTCCTCTCTCCTGGGACCACCTCCTCCCCCCAGGGTCCACCTCCTCCCAGGGTCAACCTCTCTGCTCCTCCCAGGAGAGATGTAGACCACCTCTCCTGGGTccacctcctctcctctctcccgTGACCACCTCCTCTCTCCCGTGTCCACCTCCTCTCCCCTTGGGGATCTCCAGACATTCCATTTTAAGCGTTAAGGAAGCGCAGCTGTACTCTCTAGGAATGCCTTCCGAGAGACAGCTTTCACCCAAAAGCAGCAGCAAGAATCCGCTGTCACCAAGTGGAAGCGGCGAGAAACAAATGTCCGGAGAGACATCGGTCCCTCAGGATGAGAGCAGAGTAGAGACACTGGTGAAGAAACTGCTTCAATCATCAG CTGTCCAGTCTTTGTCAAAGCAGATAGATGTAGAGAGCGTGGTGAAAACTCTGACTCCGGTTTTCCTGGACGAGTTCAACAAGTTAACTTCAACACCCGGATCATCAGAGGCGCCTCAGACTAAAAGCACAGCCAGTTTCCCGCCAAATCACAAG TCTTCTGGACCCCAGAAGCCTCCTGTGACTTCAACTGAGCAGAAAACGGCTACGGAAAT GAAATCTCAGCCATCAAACAAAATTGAAGCCCTGAAAGTGAAGGAGAAACCAAAGAATGAAACTGAGCTAAAAT gTCTGGCGATCACACCTGGTGAAAGTAAACCAGCATCAAACAAAAAGCCGGCGCCGGTGATTTGCTCAGATGATCTGACTATTGGGGAGAGGATAGAAAAATGCTTTGACCCCAAACTTCTTT GGCCTGTTGAGTCCAAAGATTCCATTTTAGAACCAGAA CTCTTGATAACCAACCTTCCCAAGTACTACGACGGCTGCTACACAGAGGATGATGTCGTCGCTCTCCTCCAGCCTTTTGGGTTCAGGAACAGCTCTGACATTTATGTGATTCCTCAGAAACAACTG GCTGTTGCTTTCATGCCGCAGGTGAAAGGGTTGAGGAAAGCTCTCGCACATTTTAGTCGCGGCTTGTTTTTCAAAGGATCTAAACTATCCCTACAGGCCTGTAGAGCAGTG ACTGGTTGGAAACCCGGGAAGCCTACATCG CTTAGCCTTTACAAAGCTTTGATGCGCTGCTTAAAACAT AACATGACTGATAACGGAGAAAGAGTAATCTGCATTCATCACATCTCACCCAGCGAGGCCCGTGACCTCCGGACGACTCTGAGGAAAATTGGTTCTGTGAGGAACTTCCTGCCTCTGCTCAACAag gtttttgttgaGTTTGAGTCGAAGCAAGATGCAGATCGGCTTGGAGTTTGGCACAGCTTCCTGAAACGAGGCCGTAAACACACCGTGGAAAGGCTGAAAATGGTTTTGGCCTCCAATGTAGCTCTGC CCCCCAAACTTCCTGCTCAGGCTCTGCCAGACACCGGCGATGCTGTCGCTAGTGCGAGGATCCCTATTGCCAACGGTGTCATCAAAGATTGTTCCAATCCTCCATTTTGGGTCACGATGTCAACGCCGCCATACATGTTTCCCACTATGTCTCCGTGGTTTGACATCCCTg CTTTCCAGACCGTGAAAGAGGTTAACGACATAAAG AAAGCTCTCCCTCAGGCCTCCCAGTTCTCCACCGTCATGCTGACTGGTTTCCCTCAATCGATAAGGAGTCAAAATGTTGACGCCCAGTTGGTCTTGAGTTATTTCACCAAAGGTCACTCACAGTCTGTGAACGTCCTGCCACTGCAGAGGAGG GCCTTCGTGTTTTTCCCTTGTTGGGATTCTTGCCGCAGCTTTCTCGAGGGCTACTTGACTCATAAACCTTCTCCTGGCAAAGACTTTGTCCTCAAAGTCCACTTGGTCTTAGAGGACATGCAACCAGGAGACACGGAG gAGACGATGTACAAGAATCTGATGAGATGGAGCAACGCT CACGTTTCAGAGCCCGAGTCCCTCAGTCAGCGGCTGATATGTGTGACTTTCTCTGACGCCACCCTGAGCATCATTCAGAGCGTTCTGATGGCGGTCGCGTCCCTCGCTCCGTTTGTCAACTACCTGGTCCTCGCTGAACGC GTGTACATAGAGATGTGTGACTCCAGCAGCGTAGCTCTGGTGTTGGACCTCCTGTTGTTTAACCGTCTGTctgaggaagagaagaagaagattaaTGATTAtgatgagaagaagaagaaagacgtTTG GAGGAAACTTGGAAATGCCCACCT GTTCAAGGTTAAAAATGTCCGACT TGTGCAGAGGCAGCccccagcagggggcgctgttcCAGGACTGGCTGAGGGAGCTCCAGATAAAACCCAACCTGCTGGTGTGGAAGCTGCAGCCTGTGAACAGCAGCAGGCCGAAGcagctgaggaagaggatgttGGAACAGATTCAGCCGAAGatcagactgaaaacaaaagttgcACTCAGCAAACCCAAACTCCTACAGACAAGTTGTCCAAAGAGGAAGGAGAGCTGATCGATTGTGTAATGGATCAGAAAGACGAACTgaatgaagaagaagagaaactaGCAGATAAACCGAAAACGGCCGGTAAAGAGTCTGAGACGAGAGGCGGATCTGCAGCCAAAGACGACGAGACGACCAGCAGCGACGACGTCCTGGCGACAAGCGTCtctgaaaacacagcagctggGAACTCAGGAGGCGACGataaacaagaagaagaacCGACAACAAGGAGAGATAACGTTTTGACCAGTGAGATAACGGAGTCTAAAACCAACGGAGAAGAGACGccagcagagaaacagaaaacggCCGATAAAGAGTCTGAGATGAGAGGCGGATCTGCAGCCAAAGAGGACGAGACGAGCAGCAGCGAAGACGTCACAGCAGGGGGgcaaaatgaagaagaagaagaagaaaaggaggcCTCCACAAAGCCTGAG CAGGAAGTCGGAGCAGAAACTCTGAGACCTGCTGACGGCTCAGATCGAAGCAGCCCAG ttttaGATCAGAGTGTGAACGCTGCAGCATCATGTGAGCTGGAGGAGACGGAAGAGacgaaacaggaagtgacatcaacCAGAAAAAGAGGCCGACCCAGGAAGAAACCCAGAAAGGCTCCTG TGAGAAAATCTGTTGGAGGAAAGCCTGAGAGCTCCGAAGAAAACGGAGAAGAAGAAACCAAATCACTTCCTGGTGCGTCGCTggattcttcttctgctgtgtTGGGGGACGTCAAGACGGAGACGGACGCTGAAGCTGCTGAAGGTCCAGACAAACAAAACCTGGATGGACGCttgcaggaagaggaggaggaggaagaagaag cagccTGTAAAAAACGAAGGCAGTCTCCTTGTACCGTTGCTGATTTTATCCTGCCACCTTTCAACCCAGACGTCTCCTTTg gCGAGGAGTTTACTGCTCGTAAACTGGGATATTTCTGCTCCCTCTGCTCTGTTTTCTACGTGCTGAAGAGCAACGAAGAGGACACtcactgctgcagcagaaatcaTTACGACAACCTGCTG AAACATTCGCAGATGAAAGAAGAGCAACCTTCACATCCTCCaaaaaggaaaaccagaaaCTCTCGATGa